GATTACAACAATATGTTCTTTGCCTTGAGTGGAGATAACTTTAATGGAAACACTTTTGCAGAAGACGCTTTAAAAAAAGGCGCTAAATATGCGATTATAGATGATGTAAATTTTAAAACATCAGATAATACTATTTTAGTGGAAAACACGCTTAAAACACTGCAACAACTAGCGAGATACCACAGAGAATACTTAGGTATTAAAATAATTTCATTAACAGGAAGCAATGGTAAGACGACTACCAAAGAATTAATAAACGCTGTACTCTCCCAAAAATATAATACGACTGCCACTATTGGTAATTTTAATAACCACATTGGTGTACCACTAACCCTACTTTCTATGACTAAAGATACAGAAATCGGGATTGTGGAAATGGGTGCTAATCATAAAAAAGAAATAGAATTTTTATGTCAAATTGCAAAGCCAGATTTTGGTTACATTACCAATTTTGGAAAAGCACATTTAGAAGGCTTTGGAAGCACAGCAGGTGTTATTGAAGGCAAGAGTGAATTATACACCTATTTAACGAGTAACAACAACTCTATTTTTATAAATGCTGATGACGCCATTCAATTTGAAAAACTGAATAGTTATGTCAAAAAAATTGGCTTTAGCCAAAATAATTCAACCGACTTTAACATCAAATTAGTAGAAGCCAATCCTTTTGTATCCTTCACAACCGAAGACACCCTAATTAAGTCCAATTTAATAGGCGAATACAATTTCACAAATCTATGTGCTGCAACTAGCATCGGTAAATACTTTGATGTAGACTTGACAAAAATCAAAGACGCTATTGAAGCCTATACTCCTACCAATAATCGTTCTCAAATAATAAATAAAGCTAGTAATACTATTATTCTAGATGCTTATAATGCGAACCCTTCAAGTATGGATGTTGCATTACAGAACTTTGGTAATCAAACCAACAAAAATAAAATAGCAATATTAGGTGACATGTTTGAATTGGGACCTTCCGCATCCAAGGAACATCAAACTATTGTAAACTTAACAAACACCTTAGATATTGATCACGTTATTCTGATAGGAGAAAACTTTTACAAGACACAAATAAACGGAAGTAAGACGAAACAATATAAATCCTTTGAAGATTTCAAAACCAACTACACGTCCATAAAAGATTGCTTTGTATTAATAAAAGGGTCCAGAGGAATGGCCTTAGAAAGAATCTTAGACTTGTTATAAATAAAAAAATCCGAAACATAAGTTTCGGATTTTTTTGTGGGCGACAAGGGATTCGAACCCCTGACCCCTTGGGTGTAAACCAAGTGCTCTGAACCAACTGAGCTAGTCGCCCTAATTATTAGGAGTGCAAATATACATTACATTTAAATTAAAAACAACACTTAATTATAATAATTTTAAAACAATTACCTATACCATTTGATTTACAACACATTACTGCTTATAAAAAAACAAAAAAAAATTAAAAGAAAATGTAACTTCGACTTATTAATAAAAAAAGTAAGCATTACTCTATAAATAATAGCCAAGCAGTTTAACTTTATGGCATAAAAAAATCCAAAACATATGTTTTGGATTTTTTTGTGGGCGACAAGGGATTCGAACCCCTGACCCCTTGGGTGTAAACCAAGTGCTCTGAACCAACTGAGCTAGTCGCCCTAATTATTAGGAGTGCAAATATACATTAGTTTTTGTCATCTCAAAACCTTTTATTGAAAAAAATTTACTTTTTTTTCAATAAATAAATTAACTCTTTAATTTATAGTGATTAACACATCACTAAATTATAAATATTTTAATATTTTTGAATCAAAATAAGCTCCAAACTTGAACTACATATCATTAATAGACGAACTAGGTATAGATATTAATACACTAACCACATTAGATGACGCTAAAATCATTAGACTTCAAAAACAACTTAAAGCCAAAGCTGTTTTAGATAACAAAAGCAATCTAGGTGAATTAGCCACTATAATTGATGAGCTTAAAAATGACAATATTCGACAACATCATATCTTTATTGAAAAGCACAAATGGATAAAGCAAATAATTAGCGGCGATTATAGTAACACCCCTCAAAACTCTACCTCCATTTATCATGAAGCTATTGCGGACCCTGAGGGTTTAAAACACTTTTTGTCGCCATATTTAAAAGAACACTTAAAACCTTTTTTATCTGAAACACTTAGTAAAGGGAAATATATATTATTACTTAATGTGGTTAAAAGCAATGTTCTATTTACTGAAGAAATCGAACAGATTATTATTAACCTATTTAGCTCAAAATTAAATTACGCTAAAGTATATATTGAAACTGGTAAATTAAAAGACAAATATCACCCTCTTGGCTATATAACTAATAGAAATTTTATAACGTGTTTAAGCCAATATCCTAACTCATTTTACGACGAGGTTAACGAATTGAATTCGGTTATTATAGACACCTATAATTCAAAAAGAAAGCATCTTAGTGATGACATCTTTATTTTTTCAGCTAAAACAATGGTTGCTTTTGGAGAATTAGACATTTCTAATTACATGCTAAAAGATGTTTTAATATCTAATGCAGCAATTGCCCAACCTTACGCTTTTAATTCTTCAAAAAAATCAAAATCAAAATCTGGATCAAGTGTTGGTATTTGGAGTGTTATTGTCTTTCTAATTTTAATTGTTAGAATTACAACTAAAGTGTTTAATAATGATAACAACACTCATAATTCGTTAAATCAATATGAACGTATTAATCTGCAAAATATGAAATCTGATCAAGAAAGACTTTTAGAAGCTATTGGAGAAATACAAGAGAACAAAAAAAACAATACCCACATCTACAAAATCAAAGAAACGTCCTACGGAGAAACAGAAGTTGAAGAAACCATTTTAGAACCAACTGATACTAATCCAAACAATGTTAACCATAGCATTACGCTCCCAGATTATAATTCCAAATACAAAGCTAAAGACCACACCCGTTTTATATACAGTTTAAAATTAAAAACTGAGCGTTATGTA
This portion of the Olleya sp. Bg11-27 genome encodes:
- a CDS encoding UDP-N-acetylmuramoyl-tripeptide--D-alanyl-D-alanine ligase, whose product is MKIDALHTLFLDCNAVSTDTRKVDYNNMFFALSGDNFNGNTFAEDALKKGAKYAIIDDVNFKTSDNTILVENTLKTLQQLARYHREYLGIKIISLTGSNGKTTTKELINAVLSQKYNTTATIGNFNNHIGVPLTLLSMTKDTEIGIVEMGANHKKEIEFLCQIAKPDFGYITNFGKAHLEGFGSTAGVIEGKSELYTYLTSNNNSIFINADDAIQFEKLNSYVKKIGFSQNNSTDFNIKLVEANPFVSFTTEDTLIKSNLIGEYNFTNLCAATSIGKYFDVDLTKIKDAIEAYTPTNNRSQIINKASNTIILDAYNANPSSMDVALQNFGNQTNKNKIAILGDMFELGPSASKEHQTIVNLTNTLDIDHVILIGENFYKTQINGSKTKQYKSFEDFKTNYTSIKDCFVLIKGSRGMALERILDLL